A region of the Stieleria neptunia genome:
CGGCGTCGCGGTGCGAACCGCGTTTTGATCACACTGGTGCACTTCAAACACCACGGGACGGTTTCCCGTGGTGCGATACGCAAAAATGCTTAAGAAAACTGATCGTCAATCCCCTGCGGTGCCTTGAGCAGAACGGGAATTGCTGCATTGGCAAGGACGAGCAAACCCACGATCAGTGTAAACACAAGTCCTTGCGTTTCGTAGACGGTCGGAAGTGCCACTCCGGACATGACGGCCCAAAATCCATAGAACACCATCGTCAGGTATCGAGCGATGTTGCTGCCAGCGAATAGAAAAAAGGCGAGCAGTCCCGTGAGGCCGAGCCTGACAATCTGAGTAACCCCTGGTGAATTACCGAACAACAGGACTTGCAGCAGCATCAACACGATCGATTGTGCGACCATAAAGCAGGCGATTCCGACAACGATTCGCCTCGCTGTCTCATGATTCGGTGTACTCAGGATGGCGGACGAACTGCTTGAGCGATACGGGTTTGGCATTGCGTGCTGTCGAATGTGGGATGAAAGACGAAATGGCTGGTGTGGAGGAACAGCTTACCTAGGCGAACGGTATGAATCACATGGCGACCGCGCACGCCCCAAACACAGAGACCGACCTTAATGCCGGAAACGATCGCTGGGGCAGATTGTCTTCCGAAGATCAGAGCTTCGTGCGCAGAGTTGGATTCGTCATAGAGTCAAAGAAAAACACCCTCGGACCACACGACGCGCGTGACGGAGGAATCATGCGCCGCTGGATCACACGTTGGGCCACAAGAGATCAAGACGCTTGTCGCACCAAAACGCTGACGACCTACGGCCAGAGGATTCAAGAAGCTGGCGTCAGACTTTCGGCCCAGTGTCCCACACAACCTCAGTCCATCGTGACCGCACATCATTCATCGACATTGGCCTTAACTTGGTGCCCGATCCAAATTGCCGTCGGCGCGTAAACAAAAAGCGTGTCATCACCCAAAACCGCCTTCTGGGCGTCTGATAGCGTTACCTCAGTTGGCCAAGGTAAAGGCAAGAGTATTGCAGCAAAACGAGAGGACCGCTTCAAAAGCTCTTTCGGCTTTTGCTTCTTTCCTGACAGGTCCCAAAGCACAACTTCGTCAAACGCGAATTCCGCGTAGCCATGGCCATGTCCGGGATTGACACTATATCGCTGAGAAACATCTTCCCGCATCGGAACGGTGACAACGAATACTTGCTGTGTGTCGATACCGTTCACCTTCACCGTTCGACGTCGAGTCTCCTTCGCCAGCTTCGTGATCGTCACCGTACGTTGCCTTTCTGTTGCGTGGATAAGCCGTGATTCAATAACGACCTTCGGTGAAGCATCCGACGTGACGCGAACGTATGTCGCATTTGCCAAGTCGCAATGAAGGGCGCCAGCATCATCCGCACTCAGTTCCACACCCAGCGTGGCCCATGCGATCACAACAGAAAACAATTGACAAGCAAAACGCATCGCTACCCCTTTTAGCAAATAAGACTCTGACGAACGTCTGGCCGTTCACCGCGGCACGGCGAACGACATTGTGTTTTCGGTTGAAGCCGACTCCGCGTCTGCGTGTGCGGGCGGATGGTTCACGCGTCCGGCCACGACGACAACCCGCGCCATCGCCGCTCCGCATCATCGCGTGGCTACCCACTGTGTTGCGTCAACACATTGGCGACGTAGTGGTTGCTGAACATTGAAAGTGTATCAAATTCGGCGTCCGATACATCGTCGCCAGGCCACGGCACAGCGAAATAAACTGGTCGTTCGGGAAAATTAAGCATCTGAACAAACGCTTCGTTTGTTTTAGATGAAGCGGTGACAATCGGAATACGGCGAAGTGATTCTATGAATACCGCAAGCACTTGTTGTTCAAGCGCGGCATGCCAGTGTCATTCTCGATTATGTGACGAGGAGTTCACCCTGAGGGAAATCCCCGTCCCATCCAACAGGAAGCTTTCCGCGCAAGAGCCACTGGCAACATTCTACGGCATGCTTCTTCGTTTGTTCAGGTAGGAATTGAAGCTCCAAACATGCGTGAGAAATAATCGCCTGCACGTCATCCAACGGCAAATCTGGCAGATCGCCCGGGGGATCTGCAAGTTTGTAGTCTAACAACGAAGTGACTTGATCATTCGCGATCCTGAAGAACGGCGAAAGGCATGCAAAATGGCATTCGTTGGCATCCATGAGTTGCCCAAGAATTGCATTCTGAATTCCGATACACGGATAGGTGAATGTGCCCGAAGGAGGTGCTTCGAGCACGACTCGAATGTTGCCATCAAGATCCTTGCCGAGATTTTGAAACCAATCGGCGTCCCGCAGTGACGAAAGGAAAGATGTCACCGCAGAGTTGAGAGTGACATTCAGGAATGAAACGTGATGGTCATAAGAAGCCCGCAGCTGTGAAAGCGAGAGCGTTGCTGCAGTGGTTAAGTCCTCGATTGTTGTCGGAATCGAGTTGCCACTGAGTGATTCCGCCGTTTCAACCACGACGCCAAGGTTTGAGACAAATGCCCCGAAATCAGCATTCGCCACCTGATACTGTGCCACGGCAGTGGGCTCGGAAAGGCACCGTCGCACGTCAGAGATGGTGAGAGTTGAGTCGAGGTTCTTCAATATCTTGAAGGTCGAAGCCAACTGAGATGTTTCAAGGTCATCGACAGTAAAGCGAAACACTGACTGGGCTGTAATCATGAATTCGCCTGACGAGGATAACGAATTGCGATCGATCCGCGCATCAGGAGGAACGGGGATCCATCGTGCGCCGGAACTTTGTCGCCTCTCAGGTGGGCCGGTCACAGGACCAGATTAGAACGAATCCCGCCAGACGGTGCCAGTTTCTCAGCCCCAGGTGAAATCAAGCGGAGCGGCGGGAGGGCGATCCGGTTCGGCCGCGGCCTCCCTTGCACTTTCTTGTTCTCTTATCAGGTACTAGTCCTACCAAGTGCGAAAAGCCTGCACCCGTCGCGGCGTCCACGGCATCCCGAAGGGATCACAGCGAGTAGCCGGAGGTCAGCGCAGCGCCACCTCCGGGCAACGCCCTCGATCCCCCCTCGACCCCGGACGGAGTCGCAGCGAATCCCGACACCCCGCCGTGTTCAGCCTCTCGCTCAATGGAATCCCCAGCAACCGACCCGAAAATCGGTAGCGATCACTGGCGGCAAGCCGTTACTCCAACCCACAGAACGCAGGCAGGAAGGCAGGAAAATTTCGGGTAGGAAAACGGATGCCCGAAAAATGACACACCCGACAAACACCCTGCTCTCTTTTCCTACCCAAAATTTTCCTACCTGTAACTCCAGCCGATGCTTCTACTTCAAAAACCACGCTCAGCCGATGCCACCGCCAGCAAATCGACGCTCATGATCTAAGGTCACACAAACCAGTGCGTTGGGAATCAGGTTATCGCAAGTGTACCAGAGTGTCGCGCCTTCTTCAGGCGTTGGATAGTAGACGACGATGTGAGAAAGACGCATTCGCGAAGCAAACTCGGTGACGGGCGTTGGGGGGACACCATTTCGAAGTGCAATGTGTAAATGCCGGACATCGGCGGCGGCGTAGCGGCGGTACCTAGCGTCGTTCGCCGGCAGTGCAGACACGATTGCTCGGACGTATGTGAGTGTGTCGTCAAGCGGTTCATCAGCGAAGAAAGTCACCGGAACAGGCCCAGCAGAATCTAGCCTGATGGAGGTTTCGAACGTCGCATCGTCGGCACTGCGCCGTGTGCATTGACCAAGAACATCGTCATTCAACGTTGTGCTGTCGATCAATCGATGCGTTCCGGCAACCGATGGAACTGGCGTCAACCATCGACGGATTAATTTTCGCATTTACCCCTCATGCATAGAACGGAAAAAATCAGGCGGGAGGGGCAAAAGACGTTCAAGCCGACCCAAAACCGCGACTCCTGAGCTCGACCGCATTTCGTGGTTCCCCGCTGATTGAAATCAGTTTTGGTCGGGCAGGAAAATTGAAGCCATCGTAGCAACGGCCAGCATCGCCGTCAGCATCGTACCGCCCACGAAAAGGAACCACCGCACCCATTTGCGATCATATCCAAGCCATCGAACGTAGGTTTCGATGATGGGGCCAGCGAAGAAGCAAACGTTGGCGATGATAGCGCCCTCGGCAATCAGTACGAGAGTGCGCAGTTTCGTGAGATCGGGTCCGGCGAGTAACAGCGTGAGCAACCCCAGCACGACGACGAAGATGAGTCGCAGCCGTTCCCATGCCAGAAAGGTCGATTTGGCGATCGAACCAAGAGAAAGTGACTTCGTGGATGCAGCTTGCGAATCTGCGGTTGCGGAAGACGCGTCAAACAATGGCGTTGAGTAAGGATTCTTCGTCATGTGGATGTCTGTCGGGGAACGTCGGTGGTCACCCGGGCGGCGAGGAAAGATTGCCCGTCTCAAAACCGCCCGACTTCGCCGCTCCGGTTCACGGAACCGGCATAAAGGTGTCAGGACTCTTTGTTCGAAAAAGAGTCCTGACACCTTTGTTTTCGGGAATCCATCGTGCGCCGGAACTTTGTCGCCTCTCAGGTGGGCCGGTCACAGGACCTGATTAGAACGGATCCTGCCAGACGGTGCCAGTTTCTCAGCCCCAGGTGAAATCAAGCGGAGCGGCAGGAGGGCGGTCCGGATCGGTCACGGCCTCCCTTGCATTTTCTTGTTCACTTTTCGCACTACCTGTCCTACCAAGTGCGAAAATCCTTCACCCATCGCAGCGTCCGCGGTATCCCGGAGGGATCACAGCGAGTAGCTGGAGGTCAGCGCAGCGCCACCTCCGGGCAACGCCCCCGATCCGCCCCTCGACCCCGGACGGGGTTGCAGCAAATACCAGCACCGCGCCGAGCCCAGCCTCCGGCGATATGGAAACCTCAGAGACCGACCCACAAACTGAGAGTGATCACTGGCAGCAAGCCGTTTTTCCAACCCACAGAACGCAGCAGGAAGGGAGGATAATTTCGGGTAGGAAAACGGATGCCCGAAAAACGACACCCCCGGCGAACACCGTGCTCTGTCTTCCTACCCAAAATCTTCCTACCTTTATCTCCAGCCGTTGCAACACCCGCGGTTCATCAGCGTCACGGCGCCTACCGCATTTTGATCTCATTGGTGCACTTCAAAACCCCAAAGGCGCTCGACTCCCAAACAACGACGCGTCGTGCGTTCGATTGCATTCGTCATAGAGTCAAAGAAAAACACCCTCGGACTACACGCGCGTGATGGAGGAGTCATGCGCCGCTGGATCACTCGATGGGGCACAAAAGATCAAGACGGCTGCCACACCCAAACGCCGACGACCTACGGCCAGAGGACTTGAGAAGCTGGCGTCATCCTTTCGGCCCGGAGCCCCATGCAATCCCGCCCAACTGCGACCGCACATCAACCGCCACAGATCAATTGCCACAAAAAGCACGAGAAGTCGCGAAAAAATTGGGGCAGCAACACGAACACCGGACTTCACCAGGCACAGGCGGAGGACTCCGCCACTTCAATCCAACCCAACTCCCATGCTTTGGTGCAATTCATCGCCCTGCCTCGCTGGACAGCGTGTCAGATCTGGATCGCTTCCGCCATCGTGTTCCAGGCAGATAGCCGAGGACACCCAAAACAACCCCAATGGCTCCCATGAACATCGGAACGACAGCCCAAACAAATCCGATCCACTCCATAGTTTGCTGCGATGGCGCTCCGGCTGATGAGCTCGTCATCGCGAAATAGATGCCAGATGCAAATCCCAGAATCATCGCGCTGCCAAAGAACAGCACAATGGTCCAGACAGAAGTGAGTAGAATCTTCCCAACCAACCCGAGCACCGAACCTCGACGTGAACCTGATTCGGCATCGATAGCATGATTCGGCGCGAGGTATGGATTATTTCTCGATTCCATGATTACCGTTCGATTGCCCATAAGTTGGCAGAACGTCCGTGATGGGTGGAAAGGGAAATGCCTGTCAAGCGTCCGGTACGACGAAACTTAAGTGATGGGCAGCGTGCCATTGTTGCAATAAGAGCCATTGTTCACGATTGAGTCGACCCAGCATCGGATAGTGCGTGACAAATTGAGTCGACGGGTCCATTAAGGTTTCCGCGAGCGCATAAAATCGGTTTGCACAAGCGTCTTCATCGAGATCAAGGGCGGGCTGAAGTTGCAGCGGCGCCTTGCCACGAAGTTTGGATGGTTTGCCCTTCCGCATCGTTGGCATGAACATCAGTTTCATCACTGGTCGCAACAGCGCAGGAAACGTGAACTCTGCACCGCTAATCGTCATTTGCATGGACATGTTCAGATGATCCAGTATTTGGGCGAGGCTCCAGTTCCCAACCAATTCGTAGCCACCTTCGCGCAAATGCAAAATGTCTTCGCATGCAGCGGCCAAGTCAGGGTAACGCAAATCCATTCGTCGTTCTTCGATTGTCGTTTTGCGATCGGGTTTCTGGAGCATGCTTGTTGAGTGTGATCGTAGGCAGAGTGAGTAGTTCAGTCGGCAAATGATGGGGATCACCGGGGCCGCGCGGTAGATGCTCCACTTAAAAAACGCCGACTCGCGATCTCCGGTGGATGCCACGGTTATCGCCTTTCGTCAATACCTTCGGGCCACCATGCGTCAGCAACTTTCGTCAATTGTAAATGGCCGTCTGAGCCATGAAAAGTCAAGGTCGTCTCCGTTGCATCGATGGTTCGTCGCTTTCTCAGTTTTCGAACAAAGAATGAAATGTAACGATCCCGACTGCGGTGTCGAATTTCAGACCCTCGGAAGACTCAGTCAAAATCAATCCGTGTTTCATGTGAGGATGTACGAGAAACCGCGCAGTGTATGTCGGGATACCTTCGATTGTCTTTTTCCCCGTATCTTTCCACGGAATTCCGGATTCAAAGACAACAGCACCCTTGGCTCCTTGGATGACAAACTGCATGTCGTCACGTGGGAACTCAACGCGGGAGTCGGAGTCATGCGATGGTCCGATCGTCCGAAGATTAACGATCACAGAGTCGTCGAACGAACGCCGTTCATAGGTGACGTCAACCAGTGCACGCTGACCGAGTTTCGAAATATCTGTTTCAGGGAAACTGTCCTGCGAGGTATCAACCTCATCAGTGTGACGGGAATCATTGGCGAGCGACCAATTGATGTTAGGTGACGTTCGCTCGAACATTTCGTCATCGATCCTGACGTTGTAAACGAAATTGCTGTACCAACTCAACTCGGTTGGCTCTTCCGACCCAATCTCGAAAAAGCGGTGTTCGCTGGTCTGCTCGCCAATGGCGTCGAGGAGGCGGTCGGTAGCTCGCCGTGAGTGGAATTGGCCCTTTGAAGTGGCCCGTCGAAGTGGCCCTGTGCCCGTCCGCCGTTTACTGGGCCACGACCGCGGACGCATTGACGGGCACCGCCGTCGAACTGGGCGGCCAGAGTCTCGATGCCGCTGTCATCAAGAAGCGACACGCGGCACTGGCAGGTAACGTGGTGCCAATCGTCTGCGTCGACGAACGAATTCATGTAAGTCTGAGGTTTGGTGGGGGGGAGTCATTTGTTTGTAAACTGGCGACTCGGCCCCGTGATTCTGGCAGCTTACGACTGCCAGTCACCATGAAAATCCTCGCCCTGGATCTCACGTGCATCCGCAGATTCGACACTACTCTGATGGCGCAGTGAAAACCTAGCCATGTTTTGCTAGGCTCGATCCCCACTGGGCGATTTTATATTGATAGCGATCTGGGTCGCCGTCGGGCAGTAGATTTGCCGCAACCAATCGCTGCCGCACGACTACGCCGAGGAAGTCGTACTCTTCTTCATCGTCGGTCGGATAACGCTTCAGTATTTCTTTGAATTTGTCGAGCACATCGCCGGTGATATCGCAGTTGCCCTGCGCGATACAAAAGTCCGCGAATTCGTTTCCACCAACGGTAGCGAGTTCCGATTCCAGGTGTGAGAAGTCGTCCTCAGTCCATTGGTTGCCGGTTTTGCCAGTCGGCGGTCCGACATCAATCACATTCGATGGCTGTCCAAACAATCGCTTGAGAAATGAGATCATCGTTTCGATCCATTTAGGTTTCAGTCGGCGAACGGTACGAATCACACGGCGACGGCGAAAGCCCCAAACACAGAGACCAACTCGACTCCGTCGCTCGTGTGCATGCGCTGGCTCACCGATTTTCTACTCCGAATTTTCGGATACGATGACACCCGCGAAGCTGATTAGAGCGGATCCTGCCAGACGGTGCCAGTTTCTCAGGCCCAGGCGAATTCAAGCTGAGCGGCGGAAGGGCGATCCGATTCGGCCGCGGCCTCCCTTGCACTTTCTTGTTCTCTTAACAGCTACCAGTCGTACCAAGTGCGAAAAGCCTTCACCCATCGCGGCATCCGAGCTATCCCGAAGGGATCACAGCGAGTAGCCGGAGGTCAGCGCAGCGCCACCTCCGGGCAACGCCCCCGTTCCTCCCCTCGACCCCGGACGGGGTCGCAGCGAATTCCGACACCCCGCCGTCTGCAGCCTCCCGCTCAATGGAATCGCGAGCGACCGATCAAAAAAACGGGAGCGATCACTGGCGACAAGCCGATTTTCCAACCCACAGAACGCAGCAGGAAAGGTAGGAAAATTTCGGGTAGGAAAACGGATGCCCGAAAAACGAGACACCCGGCAAACACCGTGCTCTCTCTTCCTACCCAAAATCTTCCTACCTTTATCTCCAGCCGTTGCAACACACGCGGTTCATCAGCGATACCCCCCGCTCCTCTTCCCGTTGAGAAAGTTGGCAAGGATGCCAACGCATCCTCTCGCAAGGACGCGGCACACGGCGCCGGGTCACGTCGAACTATCTGCCCCACTGAAGAAGGCACAAAGGTGTCAGGACTCTTTGTCCGAAAAAGAGTCCTGACACCTTTGTTTTGTTCGCCGTGGGAAATTTCACTCCCGTTGCTGTACCGACGTCTTTGTGGAGTCGCAATGAAGCCTGGAGGGCTGGCACAATGCTTGCCGGTGGTGTCAGCCACCGGTATCGAAAGTGCGGATTTGCTGAGGCCTGGAAGGCCGGCACAATGGGTCTCCCGGTCCACTCGAAGCCCGGGCATTGTGTCGGCCCGCTGGGCCTTGAGTATTCCTTTGAATCCGCCCCCGGTGGCTGACGCCACCGGCAGACACTCTACCGGCCCTCCGGGCCTAAGACACTTCGCTCTGCCGGCATACCCGAATCCAATCGTCGGAGTCAGCGATGTCACGATCAACAGTTGAAATCGACAGGCGTCGGTTTGTCTTTGTCGGCCGAGTCGACCGCGCACCAATCAAACCGTGACATCAAATGCGAATCCCAGGAAATTGAGGTTCGACGAATTCCGGTGGGCGTCCTTCGGGTCACGGTCAAACGACGGCGAATCAATTGCCACAAAAAGCACAAGTAGACACAAAAGAAGAAGTGGGCGCTGTCGGACTGCCGGGGCTTTCTAGGCTTGCCGGCGTGCCGGTTGGCAAAGAGCGAATCCGGGCGTTGTCAACGCTAAGACGAAAGGTCGGCGAGCAGGTGGTGTAAGCTGGCAGTTTGCGTTTCACGAGTGAAACGGGGGAAGGCAAGCTGGAATGACAGGCTGGAAGCCTATCCCACTGGCATCGACAGGCTGGAAGCCTATCCCACTTAGCGGACGATGCGCCAGCAGCGGTGGATGCGGCGGTTGCGAAAGTCTTCCGGGACGGTCTGTTTGGAGATCTCGTGGCACTCGGATACATCCAGATCTGCCGGATCAAACTTGAAGCGGCGAAAGTTGGTCGAAAAGAAAATCACGCCGCCCTTGCGCACCAGCGGCAACAGGCTTTGCAACATCGGCACGGCATCGGTCTGGACGTTCCAATCACGCTCGGTCTTCTTGCTGCGTGAATACGTCGGCGGATCGAAAACCACCAAGTCATAGCGTTCGCCCGGCGGATGATCGGCGATAAACTGGGCGACGTCGCTGGCGACGAACGTGTGCCCGTCTTGACGTTTCTCGTCAATCAGCCCGTTGATCCGCAGGTTCTCTTTCGTCCAGGAAAGGTAGGTGTTGGAAAGATCAACGCTGGTCGTTTTTCGCGCGCCGCCGGCGGCCGCGTAGACGGTGAACGAACCGGTGTAGGAAAACAGATTGAGCAACCATTTCCCTTCGGCCAAGTCACGAACCATCGAACGGGCGATGCGATGGTCGAGAAACAATCCGGTGTCGACGTAGTCGTCCAAGTTGACGAGAAACTTTAAGCCGCCTTCTTGGACGACGATCCGGTTGCCGGTGTGATCGACTTTCTCGTGTTGCGTGTTGTCTTTCTGACGCCCCCGACGCTTGAAGTGAACATTGGCCGGCGGCACGTCCAAGGTCTCGCCGGCGGTCCGGGCCATCAGATCCAACCAGTTGGCGTGCTGGGCGGGATCGCGATCGTGCGGCCGCTCGTACTCGGTGATGTGCAAGTGGTCTTCGTAACGATCGACGATCAACGGAATTTCGGGGATGTCGCGTTCGTACAATCGAAAGCACGTGATGTTGCGTTTCGTCGGCCAGCGTCGCAGGTGCTTTGCACGTTTTCGCAACCGCGTGGCGAACAGGTCGGCTTGATGGACGGCCTTGTCATCCAGGTGACCGAACGCGGCCGGTCCGTCGGCGTGCGTGTACGGCTTGGCGGGTGCTTGGGTAGCGGCTTTGCTGGGCTTCGATTCGCTGGGGCTTGATTCGTAATCGGATGCGGCTTCCGCGTCGGTTGTCAGCTGGTCGGATTCCGGGACCTGCTGGCCGATGACACGCTTGGGGCCATGGAACTGATAGTAGGTGCATTCAATCCGGCCGTTGTAGAGTTTTCGTCGCCGGTCGGCCTGCCGCCCCACCGCGGCCTCAAAATTCGGATAGGCGGTCAGAAAGTAATGCGACCACGTCGGCAACCCACGCAGCACTTCGGGAAGCGATCGGTAGAGCGTGTCGAGTTCTCGGTCTTCGCCGATGCGTTGGCCATAGGGCGGGTTGGTGATCAAACAACCGAAGCGGCGTCGATTGGTCAGCTTGAGTGCGTCGCCGGGTTGAAAGTGAATCGAATCGGCCACCCCGGCGCGAGTCGCGTTGTCTCGGGCTGCACGGAGGACACGTCCGTCAATGTCGCTGCCGAGAATCCGTTCTTCGATCGAGTCGACTTGTGCGGCCCGTGCTTGGCTGCGCAGATCCGGCAACAGCGAGGGGGGGACTGTGGGCCAGGACTCGAAGCTAAAATCGCGGTCAATGCCGGGGGCGATGTTGTGACCGATGCGCGCCGCTTCGATCGGAATCGTGCCGCTGCCGCAAAACGGATCCAACAGCGGACGGTCGGGTTTCCAGAAGCTGAGCAGCACCATCGCTGCGGCCAAGGTCTCTTTGAGGGGGGCCTGGGAGACGTCGGTGCGATACCCGCGGCGATGCAGGCTGCGACCGGTGGTGTCGATCGTCAGCGTGGCGATGTCTTTCAGCAGCGCGATGTCGATTTTGAAGATGGGCCCGGTTTCGTCCAACGCCGTGGTCGCATGATCGCGCATCATGGCATCGACGACCGCCCGTTTGACCGCTCGCTGACACGCCGGGACGCTGGAGAGTTGGGATTTGATGGATCGCCCGGTGACGGGAAATTCGGCATCGATCGGCAGCAGATCCCCCCACGGGAGCGCGCGAACCGTTTCGAACAGGGCGTCGAAATCCGCCGCGGGGAACTCGGCAATGCGGAGCAGCACGCGGTCGGCGCAGCGGAGTTGCAGATTCGCCCGGGCGACGATTTCCAGGTCGCCGCGAAAGTGCACCCGCCCGGATTCCCCGATCGAAGCCTCCACGCCGAGTGATTCCAGCTCTCGGCGGACGATCGCTTCGAGTCCGAAGGCGCAGGTGGCGATGAGATCGTGGGTCGATTGCACGGGGTTTTTCGTGGGGTGGATTTCGTTCGGATGCAGGATTATCCGAGGATAACAGACCTGTCGCGACGGGATAGGTGCGGGGATCGGCGGGGTGAAGCGCTGGAAGCCTATTTCACTGGGATCGACAGGCTGGAAGCCTATCCCACTGGGACTGACAGGCTGGAAGCCTATCCCACGGGTCGATTCGGCGATTTCGCCCCGACTACCAGCGACCCTGGCGGACGGAGTACACTCTTGGACTCGCCCACCCCGTTTCCCGCCTCAGAAAACGACTTTCGACGGATATTCAATGACGAGTTCCACGACTCAGAAATCCAACGGCATGTGGATCATTGCCGCGTTGGTGGTGTTGTTGCTGATACTGCACCAAGACAACTGGTTTTGGACCGATGACACGCTGGTGTTCGGTTTCATGCCGATCGGCTTGTTTTGGCACGCCTGTATCTCGATCGGCGCCAGTTTGACCTGGGCGTTGGCAACGGTGATCGCGTGGCCGCTTCACGACGAGGCGGCGGAGAACGGCGACGCGTCTTCAACCGAGGAGGCGGCATCGTGAACCATCCAGGACTCCCCCAATTAATCATCATCCTGATCTACCTGGGCTTGCTGCTGCTGCTCGGGCTGTCGTCGAGCCGCCTGTTCAAGGGCACCAAAGAAGACTATCAGGTCGCCAGCCATTCGATCGGCCCGTTCCTGCTGTTGATGAGTCTGTTCGGGACCACGATGACGGCGTTCGCGTTGGTCGGCAGCAGCGGCGAAGCGTTCAAGGAAGGCATCGGCGTCTACGGGATGCTGGCCAGCAGCAGCGGAATCATCCACTCGCTGTGCTTCTTCTTGATCGGCGTCAAGGTTTGGAAATTCGCGCGGCGGCACAAGTACACGACTCAAATCGAATTCTTTCGCGATCGGCTGGAAAGCGACTTCATCGGCTTGCTGCTGTTTCCGATCCTGGTCGGACTGGTGGTGCCCTACCTGTTGATCGGCGTGATCAGCAGCGGAACGGTGATCCAATCGTTGACGGCCGGGTTGTCACCGGACATGTTTCCGGCGCTCACGCCCGACGGGAACCCGATCATCGCACTCAACGGTGGCATCCCTCCCTGGCTGGGATCCCTGGTGATTTGTGTCGTGGTCTTGATCTACGTGTTCTTCGGCGGCATGCGTGGCACCACCTGGGCCAACACACTGCAAACGATCGTGTTCATGATTTTGGGCGTGGTCA
Encoded here:
- a CDS encoding DUF1569 domain-containing protein — translated: MDLRYPDLAAACEDILHLREGGYELVGNWSLAQILDHLNMSMQMTISGAEFTFPALLRPVMKLMFMPTMRKGKPSKLRGKAPLQLQPALDLDEDACANRFYALAETLMDPSTQFVTHYPMLGRLNREQWLLLQQWHAAHHLSFVVPDA
- a CDS encoding DUF3311 domain-containing protein, whose amino-acid sequence is MTSSTTQKSNGMWIIAALVVLLLILHQDNWFWTDDTLVFGFMPIGLFWHACISIGASLTWALATVIAWPLHDEAAENGDASSTEEAAS
- a CDS encoding EAL domain-containing protein — encoded protein: MRFACQLFSVVIAWATLGVELSADDAGALHCDLANATYVRVTSDASPKVVIESRLIHATERQRTVTITKLAKETRRRTVKVNGIDTQQVFVVTVPMREDVSQRYSVNPGHGHGYAEFAFDEVVLWDLSGKKQKPKELLKRSSRFAAILLPLPWPTEVTLSDAQKAVLGDDTLFVYAPTAIWIGHQVKANVDE
- the rlmKL gene encoding bifunctional 23S rRNA (guanine(2069)-N(7))-methyltransferase RlmK/23S rRNA (guanine(2445)-N(2))-methyltransferase RlmL, encoding MQSTHDLIATCAFGLEAIVRRELESLGVEASIGESGRVHFRGDLEIVARANLQLRCADRVLLRIAEFPAADFDALFETVRALPWGDLLPIDAEFPVTGRSIKSQLSSVPACQRAVKRAVVDAMMRDHATTALDETGPIFKIDIALLKDIATLTIDTTGRSLHRRGYRTDVSQAPLKETLAAAMVLLSFWKPDRPLLDPFCGSGTIPIEAARIGHNIAPGIDRDFSFESWPTVPPSLLPDLRSQARAAQVDSIEERILGSDIDGRVLRAARDNATRAGVADSIHFQPGDALKLTNRRRFGCLITNPPYGQRIGEDRELDTLYRSLPEVLRGLPTWSHYFLTAYPNFEAAVGRQADRRRKLYNGRIECTYYQFHGPKRVIGQQVPESDQLTTDAEAASDYESSPSESKPSKAATQAPAKPYTHADGPAAFGHLDDKAVHQADLFATRLRKRAKHLRRWPTKRNITCFRLYERDIPEIPLIVDRYEDHLHITEYERPHDRDPAQHANWLDLMARTAGETLDVPPANVHFKRRGRQKDNTQHEKVDHTGNRIVVQEGGLKFLVNLDDYVDTGLFLDHRIARSMVRDLAEGKWLLNLFSYTGSFTVYAAAGGARKTTSVDLSNTYLSWTKENLRINGLIDEKRQDGHTFVASDVAQFIADHPPGERYDLVVFDPPTYSRSKKTERDWNVQTDAVPMLQSLLPLVRKGGVIFFSTNFRRFKFDPADLDVSECHEISKQTVPEDFRNRRIHRCWRIVR